The sequence AGGTTATTTTCCTTCATTACGATAAAAGTCAAAGCATCATTACCAATTAATCCATATTCATTGATAACGTCTTTTAGTTTCCAATAGTGCTTTTCTTTTATTTCATAGATTTTAAAACTAAAGTCTTTTAAAAAGTTTCTTATAAGATCTATTGTAAAACCGTAATTCTTTAAAGTGTCTTTGTTAGCTTTTAAATTCTTAAAATTTTTTCCATTCTGAATAACAATCAGCTTGAAAATAAGTTCATCTAATATCCTTGAAGTTATTACAAACTGGTATTTGTTTTCCTGTCCAAAAAGCTTTTTTATTTTTTCTTTGCTTTCTGTTTTAATGTCTGCTAAAAAGTAAATTAAAACATTAGTATCAATCATTACTTTAACTTTCAAATTCAAAAACCTCTGAGTCTAATATGTCGTTTATGTCTTCTTCAGATAATGATTTACTTACTTTTATTGAGTTAAAGTATTTATTTACCTTATTTTTCTGCTGTGTTTTTTGATACAGTTTAAATGCTGTTTTCTGTATATTTCTGTATGTTAATGGTTTGCCTTCTTTCTGCAGTATTTTTATTGCTTCACTGATAAACCTTGCATGGAAATCAGGGCATTTTATTTTCCTTTCAGAGTTTTTCCTTCTTGGAGAAACTCTTACTTTAAAACCCAATCTTTCCTTAACATCTGCTATGTAACTTGTTTTAAAAGCATTCATAGACTTTATAGGTTTCACAACATCACCTCTATTTAAAAGGTTTACACTGTAAACATAGTCTAAAAAAAATAAACTTTCAAGCAATAGACTATTTACTTATAAACTAATTACCCTTATATCTGTCTATACCTTAGTATATTAATGCCATCACTGTTTATCCAATCAAGGAGTTGGTAATAGAGATATTTTCCGTGATAGATAAAGATGTTGAGAAAATTATTTCAGCTACAGATATTAATACTTTTGCTTATTGCAGTATTAATGGTTTT comes from Persephonella sp. and encodes:
- a CDS encoding PIN domain-containing protein, with the protein product MKVKVMIDTNVLIYFLADIKTESKEKIKKLFGQENKYQFVITSRILDELIFKLIVIQNGKNFKNLKANKDTLKNYGFTIDLIRNFLKDFSFKIYEIKEKHYWKLKDVINEYGLIGNDALTFIVMKENNLKYIATIDKDFEHIPVVNVLNGL